One region of Candidatus Binatia bacterium genomic DNA includes:
- a CDS encoding nitroreductase family deazaflavin-dependent oxidoreductase, translating to MPLLYWRLGLRPLLVRARLFRFLVLTTKGRTSGQTRHTMLVHFVLDGRIYIGAGWGERTQWYQNILTDPRVTVQARGPALGAVARVIMDDEELRRLYRHLRGMGPLWLWRRSLASWDIRDEVEDFVAKKGRIPFLRLDPLNECPLPPLRANLIWVWPVLAIIAFTAYALLR from the coding sequence ATGCCTTTGCTGTATTGGCGGCTGGGACTGAGGCCCCTGCTGGTGCGCGCGCGACTTTTCCGTTTTCTGGTTCTGACCACGAAAGGGCGGACGTCAGGACAGACGCGGCACACGATGCTGGTCCACTTCGTGCTGGACGGCCGCATCTATATCGGGGCCGGCTGGGGCGAACGCACGCAGTGGTACCAAAACATCCTGACTGACCCGCGAGTAACGGTGCAGGCACGCGGGCCCGCGCTCGGCGCCGTGGCCCGCGTGATCATGGACGATGAAGAACTGCGGCGGCTGTATCGGCATCTCCGGGGCATGGGTCCCCTGTGGCTGTGGAGGCGGTCGCTCGCGTCTTGGGACATCCGGGACGAAGTTGAGGACTTCGTAGCAAAGAAGGGTCGCATCCCGTTCCTGCGCCTCGATCCGCTCAACGAGTGCCCGCTACCGCCGCTACGCGCCAATCTTATATGGGTCTGGCCTGTGCTCGCGATCATCGCATTCACAGCGTACGCGCTGCTGCGGTGA
- a CDS encoding ATP-binding protein produces MVSGNREQRWFWGTLVLSSVSIIALVFAFWELVENHYFRDLNYVSLHYLYISRGVASSLLLAAWAAWFVLRQRRHAEAELRRSHARYHGLLEASPGAVVLFDRSFRVAEWNAAAERLYRFERAQVVGQTLPTVPPQRQAELDALMQRVDKGESALDCETQRFDRAGKLIDVQLSLQAYQERHHEYYLEVTSDISERVRMREMLLEVEKLTSMGKMAAGTAHHLNTPMASLLLRVQMMRDRAGNDGFAHDLEQLESTIGFCQQFIRRLLDFSRRPALQKEPQAITPLIEAVLGFMGPSFASRQAQVTTNLSGFDCKVYAESNQIETLFIILLSNALDAISPGGKIHVRCLREDDNLRIELSDTGGGISDADRERVFEPFFTTKPPGKGTGLGLAIARNIVSDHGGQLQLRSAPGVGTTAEILLPVVSPVRPQEVAP; encoded by the coding sequence ATGGTCAGTGGCAATCGCGAACAACGGTGGTTCTGGGGCACGCTGGTCCTGTCCAGCGTCAGCATTATTGCCCTCGTGTTTGCCTTCTGGGAGCTGGTCGAAAACCACTACTTCCGCGACCTGAATTACGTCAGCCTGCACTATCTCTACATCAGCCGCGGCGTCGCGTCGTCGCTTCTGCTGGCTGCCTGGGCCGCGTGGTTCGTGCTGCGGCAGCGGCGGCATGCGGAAGCGGAGTTGCGGCGCTCGCACGCTCGTTATCACGGGCTGCTCGAAGCCTCGCCGGGCGCGGTGGTGTTGTTCGATCGATCTTTCCGCGTGGCGGAATGGAACGCCGCCGCCGAGCGGCTCTATCGCTTCGAACGCGCCCAGGTGGTGGGGCAGACACTGCCCACCGTCCCGCCGCAACGCCAGGCCGAACTCGATGCGTTGATGCAGCGCGTCGATAAGGGCGAATCGGCGCTCGATTGCGAAACCCAACGCTTCGACCGTGCCGGCAAGTTGATCGACGTCCAGCTCAGCTTGCAGGCTTATCAGGAGCGCCACCACGAGTATTACCTCGAGGTCACGTCCGACATCTCGGAGCGCGTCCGCATGCGCGAGATGCTGCTCGAGGTCGAAAAGCTGACCAGCATGGGCAAGATGGCTGCCGGCACCGCGCACCACCTCAACACGCCCATGGCCTCCTTGCTGCTGCGCGTGCAGATGATGCGCGATCGCGCCGGTAACGACGGTTTCGCCCACGATCTGGAGCAGCTCGAAAGCACGATCGGTTTCTGCCAGCAGTTCATCCGGCGGCTGCTGGATTTCTCGCGCCGTCCCGCTCTGCAAAAGGAGCCGCAAGCGATCACACCCCTGATCGAGGCGGTCCTGGGATTCATGGGGCCTTCGTTTGCGTCTCGCCAGGCGCAGGTGACGACCAACCTGTCCGGCTTCGACTGCAAGGTCTACGCCGAAAGCAATCAGATCGAAACGCTGTTCATCATCCTTCTCAGCAACGCACTCGACGCGATCTCACCCGGTGGCAAGATCCACGTCCGCTGCCTTCGCGAGGACGACAACCTGCGCATCGAGCTCTCCGATACCGGCGGCGGCATCAGCGACGCCGACCGCGAGCGCGTCTTCGAGCCTTTCTTCACCACCAAGCCTCCGGGCAAGGGAACGGGACTGGGCTTAGCGATTGCGCGTAACATCGTGAGCGACCACGGCGGCCAGCTCCAGTTGCGCAGCGCTCCGGGCGTTGGCACGACTGCCGAGATCTTGTTGCCGGTCGTTTCGCCGGTTCGTCCGCAGGAGGTCGCCCCGTGA
- a CDS encoding sigma-54 dependent transcriptional regulator gives MSAPFEILIVDDDLGLAATLRDLLSEEGYSAAVAANADEAVRLLDENPSAALALLDLVMPGCDGLALMERLHTRHPELPVLIMTGFGTIETAVEAIKRGAEDYLTKPFDREAVRKKVGRLMELHLLRTRVAQLEENLQHASDPFAPISYVSPQMQRIVERTRAAALSNASVLIVGETGTGKEMLARAIHGASRRASEPFVPVNCGALPRDLVESELFGYRKGAFTGAHADAPGVFLSAGKGTVFLDEIGEMPKDAQVKLLRVLQEGELRAVGSARALKIDVRIIAATNRPLAQLRSEFLREDLYFRLATVIIEVPPLRQRPEDILVLTQHFADGLADRYGRHITVSRAATELLVRYPFPGNVRELQNVLESVAALSQADPQVVSDRDVKPLLTRADAPISHEQPLALEDMERVAIERALRLCLGNRTRAAALLGISRDTLYRKMRELKTNGTESPQ, from the coding sequence GTGAGTGCCCCGTTCGAAATCCTTATCGTGGACGACGACCTCGGCCTGGCCGCCACCTTGCGCGACCTGCTCTCCGAGGAAGGCTACTCCGCGGCCGTGGCGGCGAATGCGGATGAAGCCGTGCGCCTGCTCGACGAAAACCCTTCTGCCGCCCTCGCGCTGCTCGACCTCGTGATGCCCGGTTGCGACGGCCTCGCTTTGATGGAACGCCTGCACACTCGCCATCCCGAACTGCCCGTCCTCATCATGACCGGCTTTGGAACCATTGAAACCGCGGTCGAGGCGATCAAACGCGGGGCCGAAGATTATCTGACCAAGCCCTTCGACCGCGAGGCCGTCCGCAAGAAAGTCGGACGTCTCATGGAGCTGCACCTGCTGCGCACGCGCGTGGCGCAGCTCGAGGAAAATCTTCAGCACGCCAGCGATCCCTTTGCTCCGATCTCCTACGTCTCCCCCCAGATGCAGCGCATCGTGGAGCGGACGCGTGCGGCGGCCCTCAGCAATGCGTCGGTCCTGATCGTCGGCGAAACCGGCACCGGCAAAGAGATGTTGGCGCGCGCCATCCATGGCGCCAGCCGCCGCGCCTCGGAGCCCTTCGTCCCCGTGAACTGCGGCGCCCTCCCGCGTGATTTGGTGGAGAGCGAGCTGTTCGGCTATCGCAAGGGCGCGTTCACCGGTGCGCACGCCGATGCGCCGGGCGTTTTCCTCTCCGCCGGGAAGGGAACGGTCTTCCTCGATGAGATCGGCGAGATGCCGAAAGACGCGCAAGTGAAACTCCTCCGCGTCTTGCAGGAAGGCGAATTGCGTGCGGTGGGCAGCGCACGGGCACTGAAGATCGACGTTCGCATCATCGCCGCCACCAATCGCCCGCTGGCACAATTGCGTTCGGAGTTCCTGCGCGAGGACCTCTATTTCCGCCTCGCGACCGTCATCATCGAAGTCCCGCCATTGCGCCAGCGTCCGGAAGACATTCTTGTCCTCACGCAACACTTCGCCGACGGATTGGCGGACCGCTACGGCCGCCACATCACCGTCTCGCGCGCCGCCACCGAACTGCTGGTGCGGTACCCGTTTCCCGGCAACGTTCGCGAATTGCAGAATGTGCTGGAAAGCGTGGCTGCGCTCTCCCAGGCGGACCCGCAAGTTGTTTCCGACCGTGACGTCAAGCCGTTGCTCACGCGCGCCGACGCACCCATTTCGCACGAGCAGCCGCTGGCCCTGGAAGACATGGAGCGTGTCGCCATCGAGCGCGCACTGCGCCTTTGCCTGGGAAACCGTACCCGCGCGGCCGCGCTGCTGGGCATCTCGCGCGACACCCTCTACCGCAAGATGCGCGAGCTGAAGACCAACGGAACCGAGTCCCCGCAATGA
- a CDS encoding c-type cytochrome: protein MSQRRQFVLWIALALVAVLGFAAILRWQYQPTQRRFALSVTPRPAEGRTVYEVKGCAKCHGTDGVGGTDAPALRERSSLTSLPLLVTAVWNHIPRMSDAMQQGRMPYPTMSSEDMAQLFAYLYVTGVTDQSGDAERGRALFAAKGCVQCHDPTGKAPAVNVLGRADTPLLLTQALWNHASAMTSQMQQRGMQWPSLKAGELRDLLAYIQVAAGRQTAPPVRTGDPARGWAVFQAKACLDCHTLGGRNHSPAPQRTSASPAARSLAGDGALPATLSQFGEAMLNHFPDMHRALAVAGKTPPSFRDNEIGDLAVFLYSLRYVEPGGSPHVGATVFRWRGCAACHGEDASGASAPALRGRGQSYTAVRLARGLWGHGDRMYELTRRNHQPWPQLEASDIGDLLAFLNTPVESRAH, encoded by the coding sequence ATGAGCCAGCGCCGCCAATTCGTGCTTTGGATCGCGCTGGCGCTGGTCGCGGTGTTGGGTTTCGCGGCGATCCTGCGCTGGCAGTACCAGCCGACGCAGCGGCGCTTCGCTCTTTCCGTCACTCCCCGTCCCGCCGAAGGCCGTACCGTCTATGAAGTGAAGGGTTGTGCAAAGTGTCACGGCACCGACGGCGTCGGAGGGACGGATGCACCCGCACTTCGCGAGCGCAGTTCGCTGACCTCGTTGCCGCTCCTTGTGACCGCGGTATGGAACCATATTCCGCGTATGTCGGACGCGATGCAGCAGGGCCGCATGCCCTATCCCACCATGTCGAGCGAAGACATGGCCCAGCTCTTCGCCTATCTCTACGTCACCGGCGTCACCGACCAGTCCGGCGATGCGGAACGTGGCCGCGCTCTCTTCGCGGCGAAGGGCTGCGTGCAATGCCACGACCCCACCGGGAAAGCTCCCGCCGTCAACGTGCTGGGCCGCGCGGATACGCCGCTCCTGCTGACCCAGGCGCTCTGGAACCACGCTTCGGCCATGACGTCGCAAATGCAGCAGCGCGGCATGCAGTGGCCGTCGCTGAAAGCCGGCGAGCTGCGCGACCTGCTGGCCTACATCCAGGTTGCCGCCGGTCGTCAAACCGCGCCGCCGGTTCGTACCGGAGATCCCGCCCGCGGCTGGGCCGTGTTCCAGGCCAAGGCGTGTCTCGATTGCCACACCCTCGGCGGACGGAATCATTCGCCGGCGCCCCAGCGAACTTCCGCGTCACCGGCTGCGCGCTCGCTCGCCGGCGACGGCGCCCTTCCCGCCACGCTTTCGCAATTCGGGGAAGCGATGCTGAACCATTTTCCCGACATGCACCGCGCCCTGGCCGTGGCAGGGAAGACACCGCCATCATTCCGCGACAACGAAATCGGCGATCTCGCCGTGTTTCTGTATAGCCTGCGCTATGTCGAGCCCGGCGGGTCGCCGCACGTCGGGGCCACTGTTTTTCGTTGGCGCGGATGTGCCGCCTGTCATGGGGAAGATGCCTCCGGCGCCAGCGCTCCCGCCCTGCGCGGCCGCGGACAGAGCTACACCGCCGTTCGTCTTGCCCGGGGGCTGTGGGGCCACGGCGACCGCATGTACGAATTGACCCGCCGCAACCACCAGCCCTGGCCGCAACTCGAAGCGTCCGACATCGGCGACCTGCTCGCGTTCCTCAACACGCCGGTTGAATCCCGCGCCCACTGA
- a CDS encoding cytochrome c — translation MRRLDTLGMTGVVMLVAGATTFLSYDHVLPLWVAWIVGPLLWYLGFAVMIAWLCGRFFLTQAEEEDAIEVAPVRKPQPSNFLEHDWEPAPPARWQTVPILATVMLLLLVSMLAIRAYAADNPGAPLFKAKCAMCHGADGVGKTPMGATLKLRDLTSPEVQKQSDTELLTVITKGRNKMQEYGSKLSKDQIADLQKYIRTLARK, via the coding sequence ATGCGCAGATTGGACACGTTAGGGATGACGGGAGTCGTGATGCTGGTCGCTGGGGCCACCACGTTTCTAAGTTACGATCATGTGCTGCCGCTTTGGGTCGCCTGGATCGTCGGACCGCTGCTTTGGTACCTCGGTTTTGCCGTGATGATCGCGTGGCTGTGCGGTCGCTTCTTCCTTACCCAGGCCGAGGAAGAAGACGCCATTGAAGTCGCGCCGGTCCGCAAGCCGCAGCCGAGCAACTTCCTCGAACACGACTGGGAGCCGGCGCCGCCCGCCCGCTGGCAGACCGTTCCCATACTCGCCACGGTCATGCTGCTGCTCCTGGTCTCGATGCTGGCCATTCGCGCCTATGCCGCCGACAACCCGGGCGCGCCGCTCTTCAAGGCAAAATGCGCCATGTGTCACGGCGCCGACGGCGTCGGCAAGACCCCGATGGGCGCCACCCTGAAACTCCGCGATCTCACTTCGCCCGAAGTTCAGAAGCAGTCCGATACGGAACTCTTGACCGTAATCACCAAGGGGCGTAACAAGATGCAGGAGTATGGCAGCAAGCTCAGCAAGGACCAGATCGCGGATCTGCAGAAGTACATCCGCACGTTAGCCAGGAAATAG
- a CDS encoding Rieske 2Fe-2S domain-containing protein, translated as MQASNDRNPSPTIDSDEGGAPDKSARRGFIKVLLGGGLLASAGSFFYPVLRYLVPPAAVDMGGDTVIAAKVGDLKPNSSKIFKFGSRPGLLVMRSDGAYVAMAATCTHLSCTVQYRSDIRQVWCACHNGIYDLAGRNVSGPPPRPLEVYDVHVSGEDIAVGRKREA; from the coding sequence ATGCAGGCCAGCAACGACAGGAACCCTTCGCCTACTATCGATTCGGACGAGGGCGGCGCGCCGGATAAGTCGGCGCGCCGCGGATTTATCAAGGTACTTCTTGGAGGCGGCCTGTTGGCCTCGGCCGGATCGTTTTTCTATCCGGTCTTGCGCTACCTGGTCCCGCCCGCCGCGGTGGACATGGGCGGCGACACCGTCATCGCCGCAAAAGTCGGAGATCTCAAACCGAACTCTTCCAAGATCTTCAAATTCGGCAGCCGCCCCGGTTTGCTGGTCATGCGTTCCGACGGCGCGTACGTCGCCATGGCGGCCACCTGCACCCACCTGAGCTGCACCGTGCAATACCGCAGCGACATTCGCCAGGTCTGGTGCGCCTGCCACAACGGCATCTATGACCTTGCCGGACGCAACGTCTCCGGTCCCCCGCCGCGTCCGCTCGAGGTATACGACGTCCATGTGAGCGGCGAAGATATTGCGGTCGGCAGAAAGCGGGAGGCGTGA